The Scleropages formosus chromosome 20, fSclFor1.1, whole genome shotgun sequence genomic interval ACTCCAAAGAAGCGTTGCTGCTGCAGGGGTGGAGGCTGTAGGTGGAGCGGGCTCTGTGGCGGTACCCGCAGGTCATGCTGGCTGTGGGCACGCTTCCGCTTGTGCAGCTGCATCTTCAGCTCCTCTACCTGCCGCTGCTCCTGGTGCAGCTTCCAGGTGAGCTCTTCTAtcaccttctgcttctccaccaGCATCTTGTCCTTCTCTGCATCTGGCCCCTCAGCGTCTGGCGGCAGGCAGCCACCGCTTAGACTGGTCGCAGGGCCCTCCTCGGTACCAAACTGCGGAGAGGACATGGTGACATCGCTGAAGCTGTCTGGCAGGGAGCCACCAACAGAAAGGTCAGAGGAGGCTGGCGAGATGGGTGgggtggagctggagctgcagaaCTGGTAGAAGCCACCATTGGAGATGGCACTGGAGGAGCTTGGAGAGTGGTAGGAAGACAAGGAGCCGGTAGGTGTTACTGGGAAGGTCACGGTGGTGATGTCACTGGAGCTTGATGGCGAGCTGGAGTTGGGGTCCTTGAAGGGCTTGAGCCTTTCTATGAGGGCTGTTTTTGTGCCAGATACAGGGAGGCCGCGTATCCTCAGCTGTTGCCTCAGCTCTGAAACCTTTCGGCaacaaggaggaggaaagaTCTTCAGtctttcagtgaaaacaagttAGTTTTTATCCAACCAAACCTTTAATAAGtgcattgatttaatttttattctgcaATACAGCCATCATGGGCACTATGCTCAGTAGctgtattacagtatttatgagAATAAAACTTTGCAACTTTTGGCTTATatcaaaagaacaaaatttaaAGGTTCAGATATCCATAGTATAGCTCTTATGAAAATCCCTATTCCACAGGCTGCCAAACTGAATATCAGTCAGAATatgatatacaatatataatactAATTATTCATCTAATTTATTTagtgaaagtttaaaaagttataAGTTTGCTCCGTGGACTTTAAAGTACATGCTGAAAGTGTAACTATAAAGCAATCCCTGTCGGCAAGCACAGATTTTGATACAAGTAGGATCTTCCAACCTGTTGCCTTAAAAGCCTTTATTACTTGACACAAAGAAGTTTTCCACTAAAAAGCATACTTTAAGGTCATCCAGATTTGAAGGGAGGGGCCCAGGttttacagctgaaatgctGCTTTGTGCAGAATAAGTGGTCTTTGCTGGCGATGGGGAGCTGTTTGATGCAGTGCTCGCAGGAACGTTTGAATTTCTGGGAAGCTGTTCATTAGACTGtctggaataaaaaaacaaaaacaaatgctcATAATGTTTTACAGAACTGACAGCATGCACAATTCCCCTACTTCGGCTGTTATGGTTACTTTTCGGCTTTGACGGATGTTATTTCTATAATCAAGGCCATATGCAGTTTTTTGGTAGGAGTAGATAGTTTTgcattactatttatttttataaaataggtttatttattacaaattggGAATGTAATCTATTTTCACTTCTTTCCATGCACAGTAACTCTTTATGCATGTTGTATCAGTGGGCAAAAGATCACACCAGTTCAGTAAaaaagttaaacacacacacacactcacttactTTGAGAAAGTCTTTCAGATAATATAAGAATAGAAAAATTGTTTTAAGGTGTCACTACATTTTCCAGAAATACTATTTTAATAGGTGACCTTCCTTTAATCTTCCATTTGTGCAATAATGTGTAGGTACAGTAGCTTAAGAAAATGGTcctgcacccaaaggttgcctGTCCAATTCCCAAAatgggccctgctgttgtacccttgggaAAGGTAGTTATTTAGTATGACatacaactgtataaatgggtaaaacccGAGTCAGTATGGACATACTGTAACTTCAACTAGTCTACAGATTCCACCCTGTGAAACTCGTTGTGACGATTTAAATATTCTacactttatttaaatgtattaaatttattttattttattaaatttctttaatctatataaatattctgcattttcttttatttcaaaataaaaattcctgCCTTATCTTAGAAAACACCaattcaaaaaaattttaaccaTGTTCTCCAAATGAAAATTTGCTCTTGCAAAACCAGTGCTGTTTCTGCCAAAACAGGGTATGTGTGTATGCAGACCAAAACCATGTTTATGCTGTATACCAGAAAAACCACTGGCTTCAAAGATCGCATCGCAGAACCACGCCTCATCAATGTTACACCAACAAAAATACTTGCTCCAACAAACACTCAAACTGTAGATGCTGccaaacaacaaaatatttacttaataaaatgataattttaaGCTTTTGAgattaacaaatgtttatacacaGAAGAAGACTTCATCTTGTATGTCATGCAGttacctttttgttttattacctCAAGAACCCAAGATAAATAATGTCATGGTTTTTGACTCCATGGAAAGTGCCACAGTAGTGCAGACGTGTACTCAAGGTTTacctaaataaaaacaacaccaGAGATCCCCATCCGTGCTCCTCAAGGGCCTCAGGTTGGACTGGTGTTCACTCAACCTCAGcttttcattgctttcatgAAGTAGATACCTGGATTGTAAGTTACCTCACCTGGTGCTTCGAGTGTGAAAAAACATATATTCACTAAAATGTGTTGGAAGTAATACAGTGGCGTAATGCGTAACACCTGTGCATTGCAGTTCTGTGCGTTCAGGTGTAGGTTTAAATCTAGTTCAagatgtgtggagtttgcatgatctccctgtgttcctcctccaaagacatgtgtggAAGAAGACAATTGTAAACCAGTTGTCTTTCTTACcatgaaaacaatgcaagttGTCAGTGTGAATTGAATTTGATGCAATGGCTCTTACCCtacactttaaaatgtattgaccTTGAGGAGAAGGCTTTGAAGTTAACCACTGGTCACCACTTTTCTACAGCAAAATGTAAGAAGTCATTGACAAGATTTCAGGATCACTTTACAACCCTCGGTGAGAAGAGATCTGACACATTACTACTGGCAGTGTCGCTCACTTGAGCGGTGGTGGGTGCAGTGGCTGGAAGCTGAAGTTCTGTGGCCGCTGCTGGgagtgctggtgctggtgctgcttcTGCTGGCTGAGGATCTGCAGCTGCAGAAAgagctgttgctgctgcagaaGTCGCGCGTAGGCTGAGTCCATCGGGGGAGGGGACTTCTCCACCTTCTGGTCTGGTGGAATGTACTGGTGGTACTTCAGCTTCTTCACCTTGGGCTTGGTGTCCTTTGGCTTTTTGTGCCGGTTTTTATCCGATGTTTTTGACTAAGCCCAGAAATCAGTTATTACATTAAGCAAATTAAAGCACATATGCAGACAAAAAATACAggtattttccttttaaagaaTCTGTAACAGTATTGCTGTCCTCACAAAACCTCCTTTATTAATCACACTTAAATTCCTTCAGTGCAGTACTGCCATCACTCACCTTGATGATTGTTGGAACAGCTGTGGGTGGGGTTAGCTCGTTGCTGTTCATCATAGGCAGGCTATCTTCTTGGCTTGTTTGAGTGCTAGGGGAGCCAATACGTCCATTATGATCCCTGTTCTGAGATCcctaaaattaaaacaaaaaaaaaaaaaaaaagaaacaaagaaagatcTGTCTTTGGAAAAGTATACATTCAAAAAGATTTGAATGCGCAATGCTTCTTTTGGGTGTTCATTGTATCACAATCCAGCTCTTTTACACTGCTGCATCTTGTAGACCatttaagaagaagaaaaaatggtgAGGGTTGGCACCTAAAGCAGTATTATCCTGTAGTGAAACATTGCTGGGgatgaagcacaaaaaaaaaaaagaaaaatgtatgagaATTAAATGAAAGAGATCATCCACAGCAGACATCAAAGCCGTTGATAAAATGTTGGGATGTGAACCTTCCGCGCTTGTTTTAACTGAGGCCAGACGCACAAGGAAATGGAAGACTTAAAATCCAGTTTTCAGCCTTAGCTGTGCCTGGGTGTTTGTAATGATGTTTCCTAGTTGGTACTGACAGAGGAGGCAAGGTGGCACGTGTGACCGCTTCCTCCCTCGCTTTCTCCCCTCTGACACGTGATGCCAATAATATCTTAATGGTCCCGTGCCGCAGCCTTCGCTCAACAGACAATGGTGCGGAATGCTGAGAGCCGTGGTGGAAAATCAAAGAGCCCCATACCAAGACCGCTCTGTAACCGGGGTGCTGGTATGCACGACTTGGCCTGAGCCAAAGATCTGTCGCGCTCAAGTTAAAGGTTCATCCAGAGCAGGACGTGTTTCTCCTCCAACTGACTACATGTTCaggttatattttaaaacaagagtTAGGAAAATGTAACTTGGGGAAACTCCcctaaaacattttcttttctcaaattcacaaaaaataacaaactcTGATGCTTCCTGTCAAAAGAATATTCTAACGTTTCATGTGTTTAGTTCAACTTAGCATGCGatggcaaatgcaaaaaaaaaaaaaaaaaatgtgagaattagttgatttttttctctagcAATTGTTATTGCtaataatttgtctttttaattgaATTCCAAGCTGAAGCATCCGAACAGATGTCACCATTATTCTTCATTCAAAATACAAATTGCATATGCTGCTCTATTGACTCCTTATTTTCAGAGCTCTTATTATTGTGACAAATAGTATGTGTAAAGATTTTGAAGCTAGCTTGTGCCTTCATTGTAGCACAGTCTAAATAGACTGCAGtattaggaaaagaaaaaaaaaaaaaacacagcaagctAGATTAAACACCAATAGGGCGCTCTGGACCTACTGACTTAGACTACATAGAGAGGGCTCTGTGCATTGTTCTACGCATCCCTTTCAGGATCGCCCATGAAGGCGCCTCTTGTAAACACACTCTCATTCATCTCAGCTGCATTGCACTAAGGCTTTGCCGAGTGTCACGTGTGCCCGTTGTCCTCCCTCACCTGTCTTGTGGCGCCAAGGGCCGGAGAGGAGGAGTTGCTGCTCTTGGCTTCGGATGAGGAGCATGCGGAGCTCGGGGACTCGTTGCTGTGTGGCTGCTCGGGGGAGAGACTGTCgctgctgctgtcctcctcAAACGCGTAGGAGTCCTCCTGTTTGAGGAACTTGCCATGGTTCACTACGGAGACAGAGCAAAAGTGCGACTGTAATGAGTCAGCCATGGAAAAagttcacaaaaaataaaaaacaaactcgttctcacacatactgtacaataaAGTTTAGCGCCGGTGCAAGGCAAGCTGATTGTTTGTTTCTGACACCAAGTACAACAGCACTTCCCCTGGAGGTGCAGGGAGAAATCAGGAGAAGACTGACAGCAGCTCTCCATTACAGAAGGGTCCTGATAAACGGAGTACTGATATGCAGTGCTATGAACACCACTCAGCTTTAGGGTTACTTTGGGGGCAGTGGGCGGAGACATTTGTTTTATATCTGGGCGAGTGGCTTGTCAAGCCGAGTCCCTGGTTTTAATCATGACAGCCCCAGACCTTCATAGCTCTGGCACATGGCGAAGCCGCTGTTACGCTCAGAGTAGAGCGAGAGAAGGGGCATTGATCCCTCCACCTGTTGATTCTGCACAAACTCACATATTGTACAAGAGCCTTGGGTTCCCCTGACCGCAGCTCGTCCAGTTTTGTCAGTTTAAAGCCTTTTAGAGGAGCTTTCCCCTCTGGGACACATGGAGACAGGAAGTAAAATAAGACAGGAAATGAAAGCTGCCTATACCATAGTATAATACTAAGGCTACATTTTTGAAGGCTTGACTAAGATTAATGCTACCCAAAGAGTTAACCCACAGACTCCTGGCACCAATGGAGACTCACTGAGATGACCGAGGGGAAAGGCAGCAAACGCACTGCAAGACACCTTTGTAGGTGGTTCAGTGGAAACGCATAAATCATGCaaagtcaaaacacacacagagaggcagAAACACTCAATTGATCTAGAAAAAGAGGGGTTGATCTAAATACAGCTGATGTTTATCTCCATAAAACATGCTTTTATACAAAGGTCATGTAAACTAACATTGGTCACCTTTAGCTGAGCTTACGTAAGATGTGCGCAGTGTTTCAACAACTGCAGTAGTAAACACTGGATGTCTGCATGGAGTTTAGACAAAATCAAAGAATGAATTAAGAGTAACCACAGGGGTTAGATGTTTGGGATAAGCAAGAAACAATTTGGAGGagcatgtaaaaatatacaacagaaCAATATACCTTAGTCAGGGGCTCTCATGGCGAGGAGTCTTTTTGTGGAAGTCTTGaaatggtttcttttttattaactcGAGTTAAAATGCGTAGCACTTCCTCACTGGGTTCTCGTTTTCATGTCGACACGTGTATGCAGTTTCACGCTATTAATACTGTGATGTAATATATAAGGGTATTTATATAAACTTAAAAGttgaattatattaaaatatttattccgTAAGCTTAAAGTATAAACACATCTAGCgtaaatgtgtatatttctattgtaaattctgttttccttttaaaatgagcacaaataaCATCTGACTGCGGTTGTTTAATCTCACATTATGAATTGAAATTCAGTGAAGATATTTTTAGTCCTAAAGCAGAGCAGAAAAGGCTATTTTTCTTGCCAATTCAATCAATcggaagatttttaaaaatcccaggCATCCcaagttttatttaaatgataaaaagaaACAGGATGCAAACACTGAAGAAGCACTTGTGAACATCATCCCGGCTTCAGTGGTACACACTGCAATGATGAAACTGCAAACAAGCAGAGTGCCGTAAAACCAGTTCATGTGCAGGGAGAGTTAGAGCTGAAACAGATGTTTGCATCGTGTAAATCCACAGCTCAGCAACATGGGCTGAATTTCAGCGAGGGTGCAGAGTTCATGCAACAATTACTTAGAGCcatatggtgaaaaaaaatgcacacccTGTGAGGCTTTCAGGCAGACAGAAAAGAACCCCATCAGAATTCAAATAATTCCTCAGTTTCTCAGATACCTTTCACTGCAGCGTCTTTGACTGCTGAATCGACCGGAATGATATTCTTTTCTACCAGCTCCAAAGGGCCTGGTCTTAGAGCAATTTTCTGATTAAGATCGCTGGCAAGCCTGGCTCGCTTCAGTTTCATCTGAGCGGCCTGTGCAGAGCCTTCGGCGCCTGAGTCTGCACAGTAAACATAATGATAAGCACCATTAATCCATGGCAATAGCGCTTGTCAGAACCACATATAGAATGCATGAAGCGAGAGATATAGAGAGTAAACAGTTTGTGTGGACTTCCTGAAGCACATCACCCTCCGCACTGACAGTCAGATGCACCTCATTTGCAGAATTACATCATATTTGCTCTAAACAGCCATGTATCATGCACTGCCAATGAATACTTCATggaatttatttgaatttctgaGTGTTATGTGTATACATAGTAAGTACTGTCTGCCCTGGGCACTGTtactattacatttaattaaatccTACAATTGCTAACCTATTATTTTTTCTGATATCTAAACTGACAGAAATTGTCAAGGAATTAATTTAATGGCTGATTAAAGGATCAGAGGTGATGGAAACTAAAGAATTAATACCAGCAATGAAATTAAAACGCATTATATGGTATTGGGGTGTGTGTTGAAGAGATGTAAAACTGTAATGAATTCAAGGCTTCATGATTAGTTGTTTCTTACCTTGTAAAATATGCATGCTGACCAAATCTGACTTCTCTTGTCTACCCCTAATTTTATGTTTTAGGAAATCCCCAGCCTGCAAAACATAAGAATATGTGACTATACATGTTGgcctttatatttttgttaatatgaattttattttttaatatgtcaTCTCATGATGCAGAGATTTTCTACAAATCTTATAGCAAGcaatgcatttcataaatagtaTGCAGTTTTTACTACAAGCTTTGTTTTAGAACTGATTAAAGAACTAGTCTAAAGATAATTCACAGTGTAGATACTGCAGATCCATTCCTAGTAAGTAAAACTTCAAACTTCCAGCTATAGAAGTTGTTTTaaactgtggtttttttttttcttttcttagagCTTGACTTTGTGCAAGGAATGTACACCTGGGGAGGAGATGGATATTTTAGAAGCTCAGTGATCAAGGGGGTCTGCACTGCTGCCAGtatctctggtttcctccattAAGCCCAGTATCTTTCTGGCTGCTCTTTTCCTGTTCTGTATAACAGAAAATGACGTCTCTATTGCAACACTGAGCATCTTACCAGACTGCATTGCTCCAATGACATCTTTCAACCAAGAATGTAAATGCTGTTAATACAGTAGACACAGCAGACTTAAACAAGAAAAGGAGCtgctttttcttaaaaacaggCATTTGTTAAATAGTTGACTCTAGAAAACATATACTTTCATAATGACCTCCATAATAAACGCCTCAGTGCCTTAGGCTTTGGAAGCCATAATTCATTGTTTATCACTTTTTGCGCAGAAGACCAGAGATTCTTAATTACTGTTTTATCACTGCTTTATCACTTGCAGGTCCTTTGACTTGCTCATGTATCATAGAGCCTGTAACTTTATGCAACATCAGATCATTGAGCTCTCCTAATAAAGATAAAGGGCCTTGattataaataaacaagttCCAGTTACAGcaccaaataaatatttatgctgaTATGCATGGAAATTTACAGGTAATACTTGAGTTAAGGCATATGCCACTTACAATGACCCATACTTTTGAACGCCGTCCCATCATCCTTATAATGTTACATTTGGTCGTAACAGCAACCGCTCTATCTGCTGCAAGATAACATTGGCTGGCTGTGCTGTGCAAGGCAATGAATTTCTTGTTCAAACAGCATGTTTATTAGTGATTGCACTGTTTTtacaaaagcattattttattcacagaatGTTTAATTTGTGATTCCATTGAAGATATCATTTTTATGATGACTAGCAAGTGAAAATATCAGTATTCTCactgtgcagaaaagaaaaactgaaagaaaacagttttagaaatgtatatatgtattatatatcttaatgattaatataataaattacaatGGGGTTTGTAACCTAAGGCAAAATTGACTTACAAAACTGAACCgtcataagttgaggactacATGTGTGTGAAGACATTGCTCATGAAAAACCACTGATATTGGAGACAATGATAGTTTCATGTACAAAATACTATGGAGACTgaactctgtttattcatttacttctgcatgattatttttctttcactttgcaCACAAACTGACAGGACTTCTACTGGTCTGTAATGTCTTCTACAGCATTTTTGCTAAGTTATGGGGCACCTGCATTTGTTGTGAAATTCTGCTGAATCTATGAAATCTGCTTGATACCTTGGACCTTTCAGAGCCTTTCCTCTGTTCATGGAATGCAGCTGGACTCTTTAATgctgagaaaagaaacaagaGAATCGATCTGATTACAAGACTCAATGtaggaaaaaagtttgtttggTTAAATAAATCGTAAATCCAAAAATATACATGTCAGCTTTAGCCTACCTGATATGGTTTAGATTGCATAGtgttattgaaataattttcttctgaataatttattgTGGCATAAAAGATCAATACCTGTTAATATGTTTTTTCAGTCCTCTTCATAATTTCCTatctttacagtaaaatgtcaggtaaagacaaaacttgatttaaaaaaaaaaaaaaatcatatttaaaacagTCAACAAATGACATTGTTGACTTCAGCCCAAAGTAATGACAAGAGCACTGTAACATTTGAGTAAATTAGAAGCAGATAGCTAGTGCATTGTCACCCTATACCTCAAAATACATATCTGAGATGCCAGATTTACGCTTTATGAACAGATGCAAAGACTTTTAATAATTGTTTCCTCAGTTTCTAATAATGCCTGGAGACTTAAATGATGAAGATAGTTACTCTACCAACAGTTAGAGGAGCtgagataaaaaataaacagaaccaCAAAAAAGCATGTTACCaaagtattaaatatttacacacagtgACCATTTGACAGAGTACAAACATTTGCTCCTATTTCACAATCatataaaaaaacagattaaaactAGATTAAAATTTTAGATGGTCACTAACTTGACAAATGAATTCATTTGCTATCTATGTAACgtgaaacaaaaatatagtCTATTGATTGTGACCTTAAGCCCCTGAGCAAAAAGCTCATGGACTTATTATGCCATCTATTCACTGTATGATGTAATTTTGCCAGCGTTCTAAAATTTAGTCATAAATTAAAATcagattaaataattaaaagcaatgGTAAATGCAGATTGTTTCGACACAATTCAGATCAAGTTATTTTTATCTAAATTCACACAACTTGAAAACACTCGAATGTCCCTCCACAAGGAAAGGTAGAAGGTTTATTTACATTGCCATTCAATGACATTCACTTTAAGAGACGTCTTTATATTACTCAATATATTCCACAAGACCTCACAGACAACGGGGAAAGAAAGCACTGCAGGCTCAGAGGGCTGATTTATTCTTCAAGAGAGATCCCCTAACTGCAAGAGACCCACCAGGACCCAAGAACAAGCCACACACACGCCAGGCCGTCCGTccgtcctccagctcctcccaggCCACAGTCCAAACAACGCTGAGAGGACTGACTACATGTTAAAGAGCCTAATAAACACCAGATGTTCCTGGCAGAAATGTATACACAGACTATACACACTGACCATCttccaaaacagacaaaaaaagattGAAATATCAAGTCCATAAAAGATTAACATAAAATCTCACCCAATAATAAAAGTTCTCCAAGCAGCCTGCAGAGCTGCTTAAGATCATAGCGTATTATATAGGATTATCCCAAAATGTgcagtttattattatc includes:
- the LOC114909198 gene encoding myocardin-like isoform X2; its protein translation is MTLLGSEHSLLIRSKFRSVLQLRLQQRRTREQLAGQGIMPPLKSPAAFHEQRKGSERSKAGDFLKHKIRGRQEKSDLVSMHILQDSGAEGSAQAAQMKLKRARLASDLNQKIALRPGPLELVEKNIIPVDSAVKDAAVKVNHGKFLKQEDSYAFEEDSSSDSLSPEQPHSNESPSSACSSSEAKSSNSSSPALGATRQGSQNRDHNGRIGSPSTQTSQEDSLPMMNSNELTPPTAVPTIIKSKTSDKNRHKKPKDTKPKVKKLKYHQYIPPDQKVEKSPPPMDSAYARLLQQQQLFLQLQILSQQKQHQHQHSQQRPQNFSFQPLHPPPLKQSNEQLPRNSNVPASTASNSSPSPAKTTYSAQSSISAVKPGPLPSNLDDLKVSELRQQLRIRGLPVSGTKTALIERLKPFKDPNSSSPSSSSDITTVTFPVTPTGSLSSYHSPSSSSAISNGGFYQFCSSSSTPPISPASSDLSVGGSLPDSFSDVTMSSPQFGTEEGPATSLSGGCLPPDAEGPDAEKDKMLVEKQKVIEELTWKLHQEQRQVEELKMQLHKRKRAHSQHDLRVPPQSPLHLQPPPLQQQRFFGVAIKQEHVASSCPLSSKQLQGPPGSCIDSLAHCSPGVLPNLGGPRCLDGPSSGSPTTLSAFLSPQCSPQHSPITKAAGSPQPSSLPSSPNSPYLLPVSSSTVPGSSHSHSPQQSGSRPRTAQIPQKNVGQPVSCSYSSDQRSLQPVFSNPTESSFARDQAKAKSPNMHQKMAILHSPRHGEQKRPISPAALCSSDSAASKQMTRSQQMDELLDVLIESGEMPANAKEDRPCVTKAVPHITVSSGSSSVPVPKFHRHYEHLSPAQIPFEHPSSNGDGHLEALLNSPMGRAGDVVLLKMGAGEGQLEDTGESFMGTHPEKLLTNRDMMETPLSPMDARVSPAAEAQGISMSFSESPWETMEWLDLTPPSSATGFNTIPPAGPSIFNTEFLDVTDINLNSAMDLHLEQW
- the LOC114909198 gene encoding myocardin-like isoform X3, producing the protein MTLLGSEHSLLIRSKFRSVLQLRLQQRRTREQLAGQGIMPPLKSPAAFHEQRKGSERSKAGDFLKHKIRGRQEKSDLVSMHILQDSGAEGSAQAAQMKLKRARLASDLNQKIALRPGPLELVEKNIIPVDSAVKDAAVKVNHGKFLKQEDSYAFEEDSSSDSLSPEQPHSNESPSSACSSSEAKSSNSSSPALGATRQGSQNRDHNGRIGSPSTQTSQEDSLPMMNSNELTPPTAVPTIIKSKTSDKNRHKKPKDTKPKVKKLKYHQYIPPDQKVEKSPPPMDSAYARLLQQQQLFLQLQILSQQKQHQHQHSQQRPQNFSFQPLHPPPLKQSNEQLPRNSNVPASTASNSSPSPAKTTYSAQSSISAVKPGPLPSNLDDLKVSELRQQLRIRGLPVSGTKTALIERLKPFKDPNSSSPSSSSDITTVTFPVTPTGSLSSYHSPSSSSAISNGGFYQFCSSSSTPPISPASSDLSVGGSLPDSFSDVTMSSPQFGTEEGPATSLSGGCLPPDAEGPDAEKDKMLVEKQKVIEELTWKLHQEQRQVEELKMQLHKRKRAHSQHDLRVPPQSPLHLQPPPLQQQRFFGVAIKQEHVASSCPLSSKQLQGPPGSCIDSLAHCSPGVLPNLGGPRCLDGPSSGSPTTLSAFLSPQCSPQHSPITKAAGSPQPSSLPSSPNSPYLLPVSSSTVPGSSHSHSPQQSGSRPRTAQIPQKNVGQPVSCSYSSDQRSLQPVFSNPTESSFARDQAKAKSPNMHQKMAILHSPRHGEQKRPISPAALCSSDSAASKVKQPPCYEDAVKQQMTRSQQMDELLDVLIESGVSSGSSSVPVPKFHRHYEHLSPAQIPFEHPSSNGDGHLEALLNSPMGRAGDVVLLKMGAGEGQLEDTGESFMGTHPEKLLTNRDMMETPLSPMDARVSPAAEAQGISMSFSESPWETMEWLDLTPPSSATGFNTIPPAGPSIFNTEFLDVTDINLNSAMDLHLEQW
- the LOC114909198 gene encoding myocardin-like isoform X1, yielding MTLLGSEHSLLIRSKFRSVLQLRLQQRRTREQLAGQGIMPPLKSPAAFHEQRKGSERSKAGDFLKHKIRGRQEKSDLVSMHILQDSGAEGSAQAAQMKLKRARLASDLNQKIALRPGPLELVEKNIIPVDSAVKDAAVKVNHGKFLKQEDSYAFEEDSSSDSLSPEQPHSNESPSSACSSSEAKSSNSSSPALGATRQGSQNRDHNGRIGSPSTQTSQEDSLPMMNSNELTPPTAVPTIIKSKTSDKNRHKKPKDTKPKVKKLKYHQYIPPDQKVEKSPPPMDSAYARLLQQQQLFLQLQILSQQKQHQHQHSQQRPQNFSFQPLHPPPLKQSNEQLPRNSNVPASTASNSSPSPAKTTYSAQSSISAVKPGPLPSNLDDLKVSELRQQLRIRGLPVSGTKTALIERLKPFKDPNSSSPSSSSDITTVTFPVTPTGSLSSYHSPSSSSAISNGGFYQFCSSSSTPPISPASSDLSVGGSLPDSFSDVTMSSPQFGTEEGPATSLSGGCLPPDAEGPDAEKDKMLVEKQKVIEELTWKLHQEQRQVEELKMQLHKRKRAHSQHDLRVPPQSPLHLQPPPLQQQRFFGVAIKQEHVASSCPLSSKQLQGPPGSCIDSLAHCSPGVLPNLGGPRCLDGPSSGSPTTLSAFLSPQCSPQHSPITKAAGSPQPSSLPSSPNSPYLLPVSSSTVPGSSHSHSPQQSGSRPRTAQIPQKNVGQPVSCSYSSDQRSLQPVFSNPTESSFARDQAKAKSPNMHQKMAILHSPRHGEQKRPISPAALCSSDSAASKVKQPPCYEDAVKQQMTRSQQMDELLDVLIESGEMPANAKEDRPCVTKAVPHITVSSGSSSVPVPKFHRHYEHLSPAQIPFEHPSSNGDGHLEALLNSPMGRAGDVVLLKMGAGEGQLEDTGESFMGTHPEKLLTNRDMMETPLSPMDARVSPAAEAQGISMSFSESPWETMEWLDLTPPSSATGFNTIPPAGPSIFNTEFLDVTDINLNSAMDLHLEQW
- the LOC114909198 gene encoding myocardin-like isoform X4 — its product is MTLLGSEHSLLIRSKFRSVLQLRLQQRRTREQLAGQGIMPPLKSPAAFHEQRKGSERSKAGDFLKHKIRGRQEKSDLVSMHILQDSGAEGSAQAAQMKLKRARLASDLNQKIALRPGPLELVEKNIIPVDSAVKDAAVKVNHGKFLKQEDSYAFEEDSSSDSLSPEQPHSNESPSSACSSSEAKSSNSSSPALGATRQGSQNRDHNGRIGSPSTQTSQEDSLPMMNSNELTPPTAVPTIIKSKTSDKNRHKKPKDTKPKVKKLKYHQYIPPDQKVEKSPPPMDSAYARLLQQQQLFLQLQILSQQKQHQHQHSQQRPQNFSFQPLHPPPLKQSNEQLPRNSNVPASTASNSSPSPAKTTYSAQSSISAVKPGPLPSNLDDLKVSELRQQLRIRGLPVSGTKTALIERLKPFKDPNSSSPSSSSDITTVTFPVTPTGSLSSYHSPSSSSAISNGGFYQFCSSSSTPPISPASSDLSVGGSLPDSFSDVTMSSPQFGTEEGPATSLSGGCLPPDAEGPDAEKDKMLVEKQKVIEELTWKLHQEQRQVEELKMQLHKRKRAHSQHDLRVPPQSPLHLQPPPLQQQRFFGVAIKQEHVASSCPLSSKQLQGPPGSCIDSLAHCSPGVLPNLGGPRCLDGPSSGSPTTLSAFLSPQCSPQHSPITKAAGSPQPSSLPSSPNSPYLLPVSSSTVPGSSHSHSPQQSGSRPRTAQIPQKNVGQPVSCSYSSDQRSLQPVFSNPTESSFARDQAKAKSPNMHQKQMTRSQQMDELLDVLIESGEMPANAKEDRPCVTKAVPHITVSSGSSSVPVPKFHRHYEHLSPAQIPFEHPSSNGDGHLEALLNSPMGRAGDVVLLKMGAGEGQLEDTGESFMGTHPEKLLTNRDMMETPLSPMDARVSPAAEAQGISMSFSESPWETMEWLDLTPPSSATGFNTIPPAGPSIFNTEFLDVTDINLNSAMDLHLEQW